From a single Geothermobacter hydrogeniphilus genomic region:
- a CDS encoding sensor histidine kinase, translating to MKLFQKLVNPIFTFIGLQLVWIVLLVGWIYWFMGKHRQVRALAEKYSTELPAGGLDWMILVEGILLLVAILAGVYVIFIYWRRQISLNRAQRNFISQVTHELKSPLASLRLHLETIRRRQPDPDQLASFVDTMLADTQRLDTLTSNLLTVNRLEHKGLKLTLKPGNLSALMKNYFKDLQFSLPRAGKMRLDIPPGLWTRMDPESLETVFRNLLENALLYSEDAPQISVSLQREKKQLHIRFSDRGRGLDARDLKKVFKMFYRVRGTGKTIRGSGLGLFIVRVIIRLHKGRVWLESAGKGQGTTVHILLPAWQGPIVEEGE from the coding sequence ATGAAACTCTTCCAGAAACTGGTTAATCCCATCTTCACCTTCATCGGCCTGCAACTGGTCTGGATCGTGCTGCTGGTCGGCTGGATTTACTGGTTCATGGGCAAGCACCGGCAGGTGCGGGCACTGGCGGAAAAATACAGCACCGAACTGCCGGCCGGAGGACTGGACTGGATGATCCTGGTAGAGGGCATCCTGCTGCTGGTGGCCATCCTGGCCGGCGTCTATGTCATCTTCATCTACTGGCGCCGGCAGATCAGCCTCAACCGCGCACAGCGCAATTTCATCTCCCAGGTCACTCACGAACTCAAATCCCCCCTCGCCTCGCTGCGCCTGCACCTGGAAACCATCCGCCGGCGCCAACCGGACCCGGATCAACTGGCGTCCTTTGTCGACACCATGCTCGCCGACACTCAGCGGCTCGACACCCTGACCAGCAACCTGCTGACCGTCAACCGGCTCGAACACAAGGGTCTCAAACTGACCCTTAAACCGGGTAACCTTTCAGCCCTGATGAAAAATTATTTCAAGGATCTCCAGTTTTCCCTGCCGCGGGCGGGAAAAATGCGGCTCGACATTCCCCCTGGACTGTGGACGCGCATGGATCCCGAATCGCTGGAAACGGTTTTTCGCAACCTGCTTGAAAACGCCCTGCTCTACTCGGAAGACGCGCCACAGATCAGCGTTTCACTGCAGCGGGAAAAAAAACAGCTGCATATCCGCTTCAGCGACCGCGGGCGCGGCCTGGACGCAAGAGACCTGAAAAAGGTCTTCAAGATGTTCTATCGGGTGCGGGGAACCGGAAAAACCATTCGCGGATCGGGACTGGGCCTGTTCATCGTCAGGGTCATCATCCGCCTGCACAAGGGCAGGGTCTGGCTGGAAAGCGCCGGCAAGGGGCAGGGGACAACGGTCCATATTCTGCTGCCGGCCTGGCAGGGACCGATCGTGGAGGAAGGTGAATGA
- a CDS encoding response regulator transcription factor produces the protein MNRPCILVIEDEQHIAGGLVFNLEAEGYRVLLAESGEAGLELLQQEKIDLLVLDLMLPGISGYEVCRRLREKLPRLPVLILSARSEERDRIKGLKLGADDYLTKPFSLDEFLLRVGGMLKRSEWYRPDTTGEIIFGNNRVDLSEGLADGRRGEIRLTEQEIRLLQVFFEHEGEILSRGELLQRAWGMDPATETRTLDNFVARLRKYFESDPAEPRHFLTVRGRGYRFVPNPTGEQES, from the coding sequence ATGAACCGTCCCTGTATCCTGGTGATCGAAGATGAACAGCATATCGCCGGCGGCCTGGTCTTCAATCTTGAAGCCGAGGGCTACCGGGTGCTGCTGGCGGAAAGCGGTGAGGCCGGGCTGGAACTGCTGCAGCAGGAAAAAATCGACCTGCTGGTCCTCGACCTGATGCTGCCCGGCATCTCCGGCTACGAAGTCTGTCGCCGGCTGCGTGAAAAGCTGCCGCGCCTGCCGGTGCTGATTCTCTCCGCCCGATCCGAGGAACGTGACCGGATCAAGGGACTGAAGCTCGGCGCTGATGACTACCTGACCAAACCCTTCTCCCTGGACGAGTTTCTGCTCAGGGTCGGGGGGATGCTGAAACGCTCCGAGTGGTACCGACCGGACACGACCGGCGAGATCATCTTCGGCAACAACCGGGTCGATCTGTCTGAAGGCCTGGCGGACGGGAGGAGGGGAGAAATTCGCCTGACAGAGCAGGAAATCCGCCTGCTGCAGGTTTTCTTCGAACATGAGGGAGAAATCCTGTCACGCGGCGAACTGCTGCAACGAGCCTGGGGCATGGACCCCGCCACCGAGACCCGCACCCTCGACAACTTCGTCGCCCGACTGCGCAAGTACTTCGAATCCGACCCGGCCGAGCCGCGGCACTTTCTCACCGTGCGCGGACGGGGCTACCGGTTTGTGCCGAACCCGACCGGCGAGCAGGAAAGCTGA
- a CDS encoding NAD(P)/FAD-dependent oxidoreductase, whose protein sequence is MSEEVPKKDLPARGAIVQRDRQTYGVAPHTPAGIVTPDVLRKIADVAERFEVSQIKLTSAQRIALLGLEEEQLDAVWRDLGIQPGAPLGLCVRSIKVCPGTDWCKRGQQDSLRVGLEVDRRYHGMQLPWKFKMGVSGCANDCAEVCLKDIGLIGTLKGWNLMVGGNGGGLPRLSLRLFQHVPTSEEALVMIDRLVEWFRHQDRKCRLGKLLDEVGEDTLRRVAQGEEK, encoded by the coding sequence ATGAGTGAAGAAGTGCCCAAAAAGGATCTCCCGGCCAGGGGAGCTATTGTACAGCGTGACCGGCAGACCTATGGCGTGGCGCCGCACACCCCGGCGGGTATCGTTACCCCCGATGTCTTGCGCAAAATCGCCGATGTGGCGGAACGGTTCGAGGTCAGCCAGATCAAGCTGACCAGCGCCCAGCGCATCGCCCTGCTTGGTCTTGAGGAAGAACAGCTTGATGCCGTCTGGCGGGATCTCGGCATTCAGCCGGGAGCGCCGCTCGGTCTCTGTGTCCGTTCGATCAAGGTCTGTCCCGGTACCGACTGGTGCAAGCGCGGCCAGCAGGATTCGCTCAGGGTCGGTCTTGAGGTCGATCGCCGCTACCATGGTATGCAGCTGCCGTGGAAGTTCAAGATGGGAGTTTCCGGCTGTGCCAACGACTGCGCCGAGGTCTGCCTCAAGGATATCGGCCTGATCGGCACCCTGAAGGGCTGGAACCTGATGGTCGGCGGCAACGGCGGCGGCCTGCCGCGACTTTCCCTGCGCCTGTTTCAGCATGTTCCGACCAGCGAAGAGGCGCTGGTGATGATTGACCGGTTGGTCGAGTGGTTTCGGCACCAGGATCGCAAGTGCCGGCTCGGCAAGCTGCTCGACGAGGTCGGCGAGGATACCCTGCGCCGGGTGGCGCAGGGCGAGGAGAAGTAG